The genome window atattattattttcatcatcatcatcatgatgGGGCGATTTCCTATAAGTTAGTAGGTTGTCCAACGTCCACTATCAGCGCCTTATAAATTATAGCTGGCTTATGGCTATTGGTACCTACCGATTACCTGTATACTTATTACTACCTTTTCTATTAGGAATTATGTCAATAAATCTTAAAGAAATCATTAATTCCATATTAATATGACAATTTATTGAAAGCGCCACGCTTCACGAATCACGATGGTCGCCCAATCGtttattaaacatttaaaactttaaaagtgATCATGTTTTTCAGCGAAATTTAAATCTGACCATGTTTTTCAGCGAAATTCAAATGTGACCACGTTTTTCAGTAAAAGTTAAGAAGGTACGTGGCGTACTTACACACCTCTCGTTTATGAACGAAATCCTCTGCTTACATCAACGGTTTACACCAGGCTACCGGCTATGACCTATAAATGATCACATTGCAGTTAGCGATTGAGTCATCATGACCTCAGTATGGACCACAATATTTGTATTACAAAGCAATGACGAATATCGTACGATTTGGTTTCAAATGAGATCAGAGATAAAGTGGGCGGTACCACagaatataagtatattagtagtaccaagcggTACTCAGTTTctagttttaaaattgaaacagaTTTAAACCTGACTAATCTTTTTAGTTCTGGTGTGCTGGTCTGTATAACTATCACAAAGTTAGTTCTAgaccagtggtactcaacctttttttatatgGGCCACGAACACGTGTTGGTATTGGCACAGATTAATATTTAGTTATGGTATTGGTGTCGCGGACcggaaacaaaatttttttagtgttaaaaaaataaccttATAAATAAGCGTTAAGACGCTTATTTATAAGGTTATTTTCAGTCGAAAAATTTTCACGTCTTTCACGTCGATTTTGCTTCAAAATTCCACGCGTGttactgataactgataagtgataaagtGCCGGCGCGGTGGGCCGCAGCCCGCAAGTTGAGTATTAGCTGTTCTGACTATTGAAGTGCCAAACTTTACAATATTCTTGATAAACTGTTGCAACAATTTGACACCGAACTACCTAGGTAGTTCGGTTTTATCGCCAAGCTTGCCGTTCGGAAAGGTATACGAGGAAAATAGTTTAACTGTGCCTTTGAAATTTGAATCGCTTTTACGCACACATGAATTATTTTCGCGATTCGCGACTTATGAGTTACGAGTCACTAGGAAATACCGAAATACGTAGCTATGAATGTaggttgaaaattgaaataatttgaggccaattttgaatattttaaagcaACAATTTTACTAGTAGTATTTACCCACCtattaatcccaccaaaaacatgttAAGTATAATAGGGCCTAGTTCCTATCGGctaaaaaaaaggccaaaaattagCCTATAGGAACTAGGCCCTATTTTAGCAGGTATGTTTTTGGTTACCTATTTCTTTCTTTTTGTGCCATGGCCTGCCACGCCCAATATAAACAATACTTTCGATAGATGGCGCTAGTAGTATTTGTTAAACTATCAACAGAAgccaaatttttaagtaaaGCTTTATTCCTAGATAGAATTCTAATCGACGACGATGATGACGACTAGTAtcttatttgttttattgttatggtATCCTGTGGctgaatgatgatgatgatgatgataatgattgtaatgtaaatgttgtatagtatttttatagatatactATTACAGTACAATAAGTAATAGTCACTGCCACAGCTGTTACCAACTGATTActtatgttaattattgtaaatatagaTTGATGAATAATACTGATTTACATTAATATATGTAAAACTATAGAAGTGGACGTCCTGTGACTGATATGATGATGTTAAActgaagtaataataattatgcaataGTTGCTTTTTATTGTCAAATtcatttttcgtaaataaataattcactacaaacaatttttttttcttttgaccCCTGGGATAGATTTTCGAGCGCTTTGGTTTACAGGTTAGGGTTGGCCTGAGGAACAAAATGCACCATGGCTTCATTGTGGGCAGCACTTGGGCCAACTTCCATATAAGGATTGGCAAtgtcctttcttattttttattaatatatacttataaaacGCAAACTGTGTGCCTAATTTTATAACGCTAGGATAATTGGAAGTGGCCTAGAAGTTTCGATTACCGTTCAGTGAGCGAGTGAGTGCTAAAATTAGCTATTTTTACaaggatatattattttaggGTCTACCGAACATAGACCTATGAAATTGGGTATACTGCTTAAGTACTAGTACATATACAATTACGttagtataattttatctttgcatTCGCTATAGACACTGAGCTACAGGAGATCAAAAGTGCGTCAAACGGTTCCtgtaaatagtgcacggcatgcGCGTGGCCTGCTGAAACTAGGCCTGCGCACTTCCGTGCGCTTTGATAGTTACCAGTCACCACTCACCGTTTGatggaaaaaaaattagaaaacgtTTGAAAATTGACCTCTACTTGTACGTAAAAAGTACCATGGTAATTTTTATAAGACATTGGATTAGGTAGGTGCGTAAGAAGCTCTATTTcgttataagtaattataatatgcgTACTTGTTTAATTAGGTACTAGATAAGGAATGattcattatattttcttaGATTACGCACATCTGCTAGATTGAAAAACAAATTAAGTAATCAATCATTTCCCGAAAACATTTCGCTACAAAATGGAAAATACTATCGTATGGTGTAGGTAGGTACAAGGTACTTTTAACTTTGTTTATGTaaccaattaaaatatttacttactcgTGGGTTCCTAATGcgtaggtaaattataaaatttccaCGGTTGTTTgtatagtaatttaatattagcCAGTATAAAAAGTTAATTCAAGTATTATGTTGACTGGTTGGTTGACTGGATGACTTATGAAATACATGCCATCTGTCGGAGAGCTGCAGTAGTAAAGACAACACGTTTTCTTACTCTTTTACTAGATGGCGCTAAACGTATATTTTTAGTAATTCAAATTACAGTTGTTAgggttacgtacccaaagggtaaaaacgggaccctattactaagacttcgatgtctgtccgtctgtccgtctgtcagtctccaggctgtaactcaagagcGGTAATAgccagagagttgaaattttcacagattatgtataggtacttatctattgccgctttaacaacaaaatactaaaaataaaataaacatttaagaggggctcccttaaatatttaatttattttgtttttagtatttgttgttatagcggcaacagatatatacacaatctgtaaaaacttcagaagtctagctatagcggttcttaagttacagcctggagagtggagacacacacacagacggacagacatcgaagtcttagtaatagggttccgtttttaccctttgggtacggaacactaaaaacAATAACCGTTTGCCTTTTGCTGCTGCTgtctaaataatataatgttgcaTGTGTCCTTGGCTTTCGCTTAATTATTCCATCAGGTAAAACATCTTTTCGTAGATTGCCTAACGTTTTAACTTACATCTAAGATTATGCAACATGATAATATATGATACACATTACTTATATGCTTATTATATCATGTAATAACACTTccataataatgatattattatccaCTTAGACCCAATAAATAGATAATGGGTATTTAAATTAATTCCTTAATTTTGTAACACCGCTTAACGCCGGCATTTATTTATTGATGCAAAGATAACTTATCTTTATAAACAACCAAATATTACGACTTAATTTTACCTAATCGTTAAGTAACGCTTGCGACTTTACCTAAAGATATGCAAAAATAATTATCATCTTTTTTGCGCATTATTTTCAGTGCATTTAAAAAATTCGCTACGCAATATGCGTTTCATTTTATGCATCTTAACCAAAGActgtgtaataaaattataatgttgttGGTTCCAGTTCATTACGTTATCAAGTCCCAAGTATATGAATACCTAGGAAGTAGGAACATTGTCACTTATCAGCTATGACTTAGGAATATTACGATTATTAAGAACACAacgtaattattatgttttaccaTGCTAGATTTTAACAGTGATAGTTAAATTCGAGACGAATTCATTATGAAATTCAAGTTTTGAACTCGTCATGCCCGACGCGCCAAGTAGTGTAGaacagggtttctcaaactttcggctccacgaacccctgttaaaaTTTCCAGGTGACAGCGAACCCCTTCCCCTTACTAACTTATGAAATCCCCCCCAATTTACTTTTGAAGAAAATATGGTTTCTATTTGAATAAAAGGTAACACATAAATTGCCAAAAGAAATGTCTTTCTAAATTAATGGGATGGGTTTGCTTGTTTCTTGTCGCAAATGGAATCAATGCTAGGAGTAATTTTGGACAATTTTAACCTTTATTCTGACTCGGTATCAAGTCGATTTCTGTATTTAGTTCTTACCAGTACTCATcgagctagcacggccaccagtagaaatgcgaaagtatggacaaactgtggacataaacttaaggtggcgtaccaatctttaccgcggctactTAAGTATGTTGTAGCAAGGGTAAAAGGAAATTCACCGCTTTGCGTGAGAGTTCAAAATACTGTGCCTGTCTAGCTGCCCAAAAATCAGTCAAAGACATCCTTTTGAAATCAGCTTGAAGAGTTTCATCTACGGACATTTATAATAATGACTCCTGTTGCTTGATACTCAAACTAGAAATTATGCTCTCGTTAGTGACCGCAAATGAGTAACGAATCCAGCCATCTTTTCCAGCCAGTTATCAAGCCATTATTACgtaaatcttgtcgcgaacGCCCTGCCGTTGAATGGCGAACCCCACTTTGGGAAACCCTGGTGTAGAGGGCCGAGTGTAAACACTCACTCGAGTCGttactgccgcagaagtattcAGGGCAATATTGCCGGCAGCGGGGAGCAGCGGCAGTGGCTGAATATTAACGTCCCATATGGATTTTAGTAGCAGAgccgaatttatattattttttatgattaaaGGCCACTTTAAGTTTGCCACCTCTATAATATGTACTAACTCTGCCTCCATCCCAGGACGCTTCCGCTCGCCCTAGGACGTCAGAGGACGCTGCCGCCAATAGGCCTATACTGCCTaatatgggcggcagcgtccataggCAGTATTGGTCTATGGGTATAAATCCACAGCTGCTTCGTAGTTATAGTGCAAAAGAACAAGAAAAGTACTCACTGTCTTCCGCGCACATCTGGTTATCGGGCAGCAGTCGTAAACCGGTGGGGCAGGCGCACGACACCCGCGGGGAGTGGGCGCCGATGCGGGGCGCGGGGAGGCACAGGTGGGAGCAGTGGCCGTTGACGGCGGCGCAGTGGTTCACGCCGTCCGGCTGCCGGTACGGATGGTAAACGTGGATCACCATGGGGTTCTGGAGCTGAGGGGAAGAAAATtaccattattattatatatatacgaaACATTAGACATATTCTAATCCGGGCTAATGAGagtgtttgaaattctatttgctaccagcaggcgtagcatggtcaccatagaaacagtttctttctacggaagaatagacaaagtgacagacagGACAAACTGACAGTTActcaatggaaatccgccatttcgtcgataaaatctgtcagtatgtcgattctttcccatgtccctgtatcgtgtcaaatagtcatattatcgtgacacatgacagctatatcgtgagtcgtgacaaaTGGTATCAGTTtcacacgatagaccctaaggttAAATAGCGGCATCTGGTGGCCTGGTGGCTCACTAGTCTGGcactaaataattaaaaaaaatgtttgttattttgGGAGCGCATGAAGTTTTAATCCTTGTTATCgaggaaaataattaataattttgtgtaATGTTTCTTTAATTCATTGAATTTCCCTAGTGATCTTATAGTTGTATCCACGACCCTAACCCTTACTCTTAACCTTAACACCTAAAATTTGACAAACAATTTGATCGCTTACAAGGCACTGTACTCGTTTACAAGTACCTAATGAGGGTTGCTGCGATGTAGGGCCGTCAGGTCTATCGCATCAAAccgctgtcatatgtcacgatatagctgtcatgtgtcacaataatatgtctatttgacacgttaagaggatacacccaagggcgagagaaattgaaaataggtattgcTGTCTTATCAATCTCAAGTCTCTCACcgtagagcgcgatagagacaacacgacaaaagttctaataaaagaacagaaaatcttcgattcgttgtccgctgatttcttttccaaaacttaaccgatttaagtacttttttcattaagaattaaaacaaggcttgagctgtgttcctatgttttatttttttgtatattttagccagttttgtgctgggtgtttgaacacagaggaaaatctggcaatttttttgggtttttggacgttcttatctttttaataataaaattatgaaaaaaaaagaaaacatagggacatgctaatagtggccatagatattcaggaaaaaaatcataactctaccggcattatccagggaggaaacaggggacaacgtttgtatggaaaaacggcggtgtggactcctcttaagactaTGTatcgcggcacctggtggcaaatagaatttcaacaacCCTTAATATGATGATAGCACTGATAGCTCACCGTATGCGTAGACGTGATAGCGACGACATCTTTCCCGTTGAACTTGTTGGCGCGGTACACTGCGGTTTTATCCCAGTCGGTCCAATACACCCAGTCTTCGAAGGTGGTGATGGAGAACGGATGGCGCAGCACGTCCGTCGAGTACAGGATTACCCGGCGACCGCTCCCGTCGTAATTGCAAGACGATATCGTATTCAGTTTCGCGTCCACCTGAGCAATAAAGATATATAAGTGATATAATAGATGATCAAGCTCTCATACTGATTACACGGTTTTCATGGAATTGCAGCGATTTggttgaaatattcacaaacgattaaataattattaaccttaaCCGATTTGGTGTTAAAgatctgtaggcctactacgaaaccgttttgagactcaaacaatcggacgagtatgccgcgtcctgctctaacaacgtcatttcacgtttgttagagtcacgcaacattctcgtacgattgtttgtgTCTCAAAAccatttcgtggtacgggccctgacaCTAAAATCGGATAAACTTAATAAATCTGTCCAGCGCTCTACGGTACTAAGCCTACAGCTGCAACCTCTACAGTAGGAATAATTTCAAAAGGGCCTATGACGTGTGTGCAGTACGCTTTTCTTCTCATAGTCCACTGAGGCTGGCAAGAGATCAGACACAGAAGTTAACTTTGCAGCTAGGTaggaatagaatagaataggcTTTTCAAGACTGAAGTGGCTAATAGAATTttcattatctatatatatatatatatatatatatatatatatatataaaactcaaaggtgactgactgactgattgacatagtgatctatcaacgcacagcccaaaccactggacggatcgggctgaaatttggcatgcaggtagatgttatgacgtaggcatccgctaagaaagaattttgataaattccaaccccaaggggttcaaataggggatgaaagtttgtatataataatacttcttaacgcgagcgaagccgcgggctcGTACTAACATATTTACCAAAAAAATAGCCATAGCTTTAACTTACCCAATACACTCGTTTCCTCACAAGATCCAAGGTTAGACCATTGGGCCACTTCACATCGTACGACACGATAGTCTGCCGGTGCGAGCCGTCCATCCCCGCGCGCTCGATCTTCGGCACCTGGCCCCAGTCCGTCCAGTACATCCagctgaaaagaaaatataaataagatcTTTGTAGGTCTATTAATTCCTATAAATAATGTCGGGCGAGGCTTCTTTGCAGCTCAAGGCGCTGGTAATGTTAAAAAAAGGACGCCTGTGGTGCCCTTTTTTCTCTGCTTTCGGCGCCACTTTATAAGGTACCGGCGCCTTGGGTGAGATTTTTCGTCGCCCAGGGTAGAGTTAAAAAAAGGGAGCGGCGCCCCTTTCAGTCCGGCACCCTGGGCGGACTCCTAGCGTCGCCCCCCTTAACGCCGCTACTAAAATACTTGTAGGACTGCTGTATGgccaaattaataaaaaaggcGTTATTTATCTAAACTGTTTGGTCCATCTGTTATATTAATAAACCTAACAGTTgcagatattattatgtaatttaaattaattatttacctaCATTTGAAATCTTCTTTGGttcaacaaattatttttaaacttgtttaatgtttataatatacagaatacagtaattaattattatttcctcactagattaaaatatatgaagtaaaaaataaaacaagtgtttgtttataaaaacaaaCGATACTTACTGCATACCTCTGATATCTTAATATTCTTTTAATGATGTAAATATTTGTGTAGTTAATCATTAAACGGTCCAGATAATGACACGGGTGAATAATAAATGGAATAAAcgattgtttatttataaagatttatCAATGAGGTAGGAACTTTTAGGGGCATTCACACGAAGATAGaagcagtagcggcgttagggggagCGACGCTAGGAgtccgcccagggcgccggactAAAAGGGGCGCCGCTGGCTTCCCTTTTTTTAGCTCTACCCTGGGTGCCGAAAAATCTCACCCaaggcgctggtagtgctaaaaccggcactatGTGTTACCTAGTCGATTCTAGATACAACGCCTTCCGTTTCAACACAACTTATGTATCTACAAGAAAACTATTTCCAGGTATGTGAAGATaagtttgacatttctttttaATATCTCCATCCTATCCACGAGTGGCGACAATCTCTCACCATCACATCCTTCATTTCCTGATTCCAATAGTGGCAATGAGGGGGGCTAGGCGACCAGGGCGCTGGATAAAAAGAGGCGCCGCATGTGCTTTTTAggcgaagaaatctcgcccagggcgttGGTAGTGATGAAACAGGCACTGCCTGATTCATTAAATAAAAGTCAAACTTACCCATCTAAAGGATTAAGCGCGATTGCCCTAGGCTCCTCTAGCTTGTCCCTGATCAGAATCTTCCTCATGTTGCCCTGAAGGTCGGACAGCTCAATGTGGTTCTTGCCGGTATCAGTCCAGTACAGATGGTTGTAGATCCAGTCCACCGCCAGCCCGTCTGATGTGATCAGCTGGTCGCCTATCACGACTGTCCGTTGGCTGCCTTCGTCGATAGGCGCTCTGAAATAAGATGGTGGTGCTTAATGATGTTTATAGACCGAATTTTCTGTTTCAGAACAGAGATTTCTAGGAATATAGCGATGTAAAAGCCGTCCTCGGCACATACAAGTGTTCAATTTCccaatatatttttctaattaaaaaaaaaccaggaCCACGTCTCATTGCCAAAACAGAttgatataagtacttattagtTATACCGTACTGAGCCGTGCTTGATAGATCGACGAAATTATACATAGCAATTGAGTAGACGCCCGGCATAACTGTTAAGTGATATGTAACAGAAAACTTACTTGTATATTTTCTCATCGGTGACATCACTCCAAAATATCATTCCAGTTCTGAACACATAGTCCAAAGCAGTGGCGGATTTAGTTTCGTTGACGATAGCGACCATTTCGTGGTGATCCAGACTGATTTTCCTGATGTCGAATCGCCTGGCGAAGAGGAGGGAAGGATGACCTTCCGTGGCCTTGCATCTGGTCCTATCTCGGGGGTCCCTGGCGTAGCCCTCGTGGCATTCGCACTTGAAGGTTCCCTTTTCGTTGATGCAGATTTGTGAACACGCCCCTGGGTCCATGCATTCGTCGATGTCTGAAAAAATTGTGTAAGTGACTTTAGTGACTAGGGTTGGGGAGTTAATGTAGATCGAATATCGGTATCGACTAtcgatatatattatttatattataatttactaaattataatagtgAATATTACGCAAATGTTTGagtagagggcgctactagcacgtacagtaaataatccgaccaaaatccgacgcGTTGTCAAAACAGGATATTGACAAAAATCTTGTCAAACATcgaacaaaaataatttactgtctatgctggagCTGCCTCTATGGTGAAAACATTGCTGTAATATGTCTTATTCAGTTGATTAAATGCAAGGAATGTGACAGATTACCTAAAATTATTATGGATTAATGAAGGGGTAGGCTAACAACTAAACAGAAACGTAATCCATACCGCGTGGATTTGAATTCAGTGAGCGTagcttataacataatatcacGAACTGTACTCTCTCGTTTAATCTCCATCCAGCAGCATTGGGTGACGTTTATTCTAAGCACTCGCCAATACACGGCTTAGCGTTTTGGATTGAATCATGCTAATTTCCCTCAATGCCTACCGAAGCGGCTAATACAACTCGACGCTCGTCTGAATTGTTCAAGTATCCCGATAAATAATTTACCATTCCTAATGAGCGTGGAAGTATTTTGTTTAAACATTTAAGAAAGAAAACTGaaaactttcgcgtttataattaTTGGAATCTTCGTTTAAATAAACTGTTGCGTTGAAAAGAAAACGAAACCAGGTCAATGACGATACAGAGCTGAAAAAGTCGGCTAGACTTTAATCTTTTAAAGTAGTTCACCTTGGGCTCACTTAAAGGGTAAGTTAGGGTGCCTAAGGGCCAATCTTACCTTGACAGGTGTTGTTGTCTACCAGCTTATATCCCTTTTCGCAGTCACAGTAGTACCCGACGGGAGTGTCGACGCATTTTTGCGAGCATCCGCCGTTGTTTTTGGCGCATTCGTCTTCACCGCATCGGCTGGCAGGTTCATCTTCGAAGTTTGGACAGTCGGGGTGCTTGTCGCAGACCTTCGATATCGGTATGCACATGCCACCACCACAATCGAATTCTGTCTTCTTGTCGCATAGAGGTCTTGGACgcgctgaaataaaaaaaataaaattgaaaaattatgttatgaattttatcgataaaatgtTTCTACATCACTAAAAATAACACGAGACTAAAATAGCATTTAATAATTTGAACATTATTTTATGAGTCTGTACTTTTATCGCCCAGATAAagctaaatttaataattttgaaggtCAGGTTTTAGAAATAAGTGTTGCTATTAAACTTTATACAGTAATTAATCTGAAAgacttatattttatagtctaataaacaatgaacataatattataattaaacttatatttaataTCACTTTGAGCAATTTACGTGCAATGTgcatattttaaagtttatatagaacttatttaacataattattatataactgaACACCAACAAAACACAATTTACGTGCACTTTTTTccagtatattaaatatttttttaattaagtaagtacttttatATTTGACTTTGTAGTGGGAAAAAAGTGCACgttaattgtgttttattagtgtttaacatgaatttccaccaagaatgTACGGTACAATATACTTAGTAGACATAATACTTAGGTATGTAACCTACTAATTACTATACATATTTAACTGATTCTAAAAGATATAAGAAGTATAGTTATATTATGCCGTAAATTacgaaatataattgaaaatgcCTAGCATGGAACTGATTTTACATAGCTTGATCTACTTACTAgctaataccacagaatagataatagtacaagtactaatACTGCTTTgaaccaggcgcggtccgaaggagggggtcacaggggacatgaccccccccaaaatctaaggttaaattgaaaaatcttaaaatcttGACaaattaaaaggaaatttctagctatcccctaatcACCACTGCGTCCGACTTTAGatagctgtcaacccagaaccgtccgagggcgcagataaaaaaatatattatacttaagtgtagtgactagtgagtgagcCCCCCCAAAATtgcaggctgcgaccgcgcctgctttGAACCAGTTTAAAATGTATCATTACATTACGAAAGCGCTGTTATAAATTTGCAATTCTGCAAGTAAATTATGTAGTCTAGTCTATTAATTATGTATGAATTTAAATTGACTAACAAGACATTTAAATCTAgttagggcatgtttcaccactttctgataaagttccgaataggctattcacaacttttttgacagattctccatacttgatctgtcaagttaattagtggatagcctatttgtcaccaggaaatggtgaaacaatGGTAGTGAATTACAAATCTTTTCTACTTTGTTCTCTATCTTCAATCAGTCAGATATGAGTAATTCATATTCAATTCCTGGTAACGATGTTGACCCGACACTGTCTCTACTTTTTTTTGTCGTTCAACAACAGATATCCTAAAATCCGTGTCATTTTACAGTCACAAACTCACAACACAAAGTTTTGCCTGTGAGCATGCAAAACACCTGTCTTATCGACtctatagtccgtgcaatccacgaagacgcgccccaccactttttgggtgagcatctttccGTTTTACCGTGACGCTTTTTCCATAGTATGCGCGTGCactcatttacaataattagtgtgtaccgataacactcaaacattgcgaaagcttgcacacgtcatatactataaacgattaggagtggggcgcgtcttcgtggattgcacgtcCTATACCTAGATTCTAGGTAGAGTCGATAGAGTAATATTCTAGGTCCTAGAATATTATCGTTACCagcagcagtatttccggaccaacacgacctgcaaaccttcaagaagagagcgtattccctcttaaaaggccggcaacgcacctacagtacttctgatgttgcgagtgtccatgggcgacggtagttgctttccatcacccGTTTGCAcatttgccctcttattttatattaaaaaaactcaaATATTTTAGGATATATAGAAACATCCAGAAAAACTCACTGCAATTCAACTCATCGCTGCCATCCGGACAGTCCTTGTCCCCATTGCAGTACAGCGCCCCGGGGATACAGCTGTGGTCCTTGCACTGGAACTGGTCGAGCCTGCACGTGACGTTGCCCCGGCAGATCTCCGGGGCCTCGTCACCCCCGT of Aricia agestis chromosome 9, ilAriAges1.1, whole genome shotgun sequence contains these proteins:
- the LOC121730503 gene encoding very low-density lipoprotein receptor isoform X2, encoding MFILEGCRRAAPKFCANMWWYLVLCAVYFKTIGVSANNTTGVLPGNVCTAKQFQCANGKCISLAWVCEGENDCGDNSDENIAECKKESRTCTTSEFRCKTGRCIPMSWRCDSEKDCSDGSDEEPSICSSKRDCPAHNFVCANGQCIPGAWHCDDSPDCADGSDEHSCEVEACGPEEFTCRGKYGECVPLTWMCDDNMDCTDGSDEKACNETCRSDEFTCGNGKCIQQRWVCDGDDDCGDGTDEVKCPTPTCQPNSHFSCADGHCVSARWRCDGDIDCPDGSDETGCSTTPKITSPCIATEFECRDRMTCVHRAWVCDGDKDCPDGGDEAPEICRGNVTCRLDQFQCKDHSCIPGALYCNGDKDCPDGSDELNCTRPRPLCDKKTEFDCGGGMCIPISKVCDKHPDCPNFEDEPASRCGEDECAKNNGGCSQKCVDTPVGYYCDCEKGYKLVDNNTCQDIDECMDPGACSQICINEKGTFKCECHEGYARDPRDRTRCKATEGHPSLLFARRFDIRKISLDHHEMVAIVNETKSATALDYVFRTGMIFWSDVTDEKIYKAPIDEGSQRTVVIGDQLITSDGLAVDWIYNHLYWTDTGKNHIELSDLQGNMRKILIRDKLEEPRAIALNPLDGWMYWTDWGQVPKIERAGMDGSHRQTIVSYDVKWPNGLTLDLVRKRVYWVDAKLNTISSCNYDGSGRRVILYSTDVLRHPFSITTFEDWVYWTDWDKTAVYRANKFNGKDVVAITSTHTLQNPMVIHVYHPYRQPDGVNHCAAVNGHCSHLCLPAPRIGAHSPRVSCACPTGLRLLPDNQMCAEDSVPESTKPGTGISSNGQNASVVAGIVVAVVSGIIILAALIAVVMYRHYVHRNVTSMNFDNPVYRKTTENQFALEQNGYAPGSKLYPSTVGEEVRALTAMECTLNIQNSLR